The following are encoded in a window of Thalassotalea insulae genomic DNA:
- the udk gene encoding uridine kinase, with the protein MKPTIIAITGASASGKTLFAQTIFDELLAELGAQGITIIKEDAYYRAQDHLPLHEREKTNYDHPNAFEHELLSEHLTKLLNNQSVEMPVYCYQTHTRTKQTSLIQPTPIILVEGILLFTNPILRNCFDIKVYMDTPLDICLVRRIQRDTAERGRSLESITAQYLETVRPMYYQFIEPEKAWADIVITKGGKNRMAIEVLKAKIRQLIQQHIS; encoded by the coding sequence ATTAAACCAACCATTATCGCTATCACCGGCGCTTCAGCTTCAGGGAAAACACTTTTTGCCCAAACAATATTTGACGAATTGCTCGCCGAACTTGGCGCCCAAGGCATCACCATTATAAAAGAAGATGCCTATTATCGTGCGCAAGATCATTTACCATTACATGAGCGGGAAAAAACCAATTACGATCACCCAAATGCATTTGAGCATGAGTTATTATCTGAACACTTGACGAAATTACTTAATAACCAATCGGTAGAAATGCCAGTATATTGTTATCAAACACATACTCGTACTAAGCAAACCAGTTTAATACAGCCAACCCCGATTATTCTGGTAGAAGGTATTTTACTCTTTACCAATCCGATCTTGAGAAACTGTTTTGATATTAAAGTCTATATGGATACACCGCTCGATATCTGCTTAGTTCGCCGTATTCAACGTGATACTGCAGAACGAGGCCGTAGTTTAGAGTCTATCACTGCACAATATTTAGAAACGGTCAGACCTATGTACTATCAATTTATTGAGCCAGAGAAAGCCTGGGCTGATATAGTGATCACCAAAGGCGGGAAAAACCGCATGGCAATTGAAGTACTTAAAGCAAAAATAAGACAACTTATTCAACAACATATATCATAA